A genomic region of Zea mays cultivar B73 chromosome 6, Zm-B73-REFERENCE-NAM-5.0, whole genome shotgun sequence contains the following coding sequences:
- the LOC100502502 gene encoding DCD (Development and Cell Death) domain protein isoform X1, producing the protein MVKKPNGVAKATATSADAAAQPSKENPSTPGLVKASKFKKRKVKANRAKQAVAAAAIDEVAPVGAGTGDGDASASAALPQPSDVAEALLVVQTPKSTTFAEASPVAQTQKPATDAEGLVPAPIPTTAVASASSPKPKPAQANADAAAAISASKGNGVGADNSRGDGEMKNKKERAMSDKGKEVMEEGGSKGKGKGKGKKAVVKKEERGDRKVAGFIFMCNAKTKKECYQSRLFGMPSGKIEMVKKIRPGVKLFLYDFDLKLLYGVYKAASHGGLNLVHEAFNGKFPAQVKFKIDKDCRPLPESSLKQAIKENYNAKSKFDPELTTKQVQRLLLLFKPVSAPQSVSNNHLGERRHYEKRRKPRHFEERRPIEAARRPRFDEERRPAVRHVPFEDPYRAPRYAPVPVDSQHGHSLASDHHRYYQPALTPEPRQLPLVLEPRYVPPALDHHHVPELRHAPPAYYRTLAPSGDSYYRSVENLVPERYADRTMADLTTRDPIIRDHTALPGEALARADRLDDLYRSDRVEELYRSDRLVNRAVDRPHPAYFTAAYETNPAYAETSIRPVSARVNGPSAAVSSLYSFSGGPVYR; encoded by the exons ATGGTGAAGAAGCCCAACGGTGTCGCCAAGGCCACGGCGACCTCTGCTGACGCGGCAGCCCAGCCATCCAAGGAGAATCCGTCCACCCCTGGGTTGGTCAAGGCCTCGAAGTTTAAGAAGAGAAAGGTCAAGGCCAACCGTGCGAAGCAGGCAGTCGCTGCAGCAGCTATTGACGAGGTCGCCCCTGTAGGTGCAGGCACTGGTGATGGCGATGCATCTGCATCAGCGGCTTTACCGCAACCATCCGATGTTGCCGAGGCATTACTTGTGGTGCAAACGCCAAAGTCAACCACTTTTGCTGAGGCATCACCTGTGGCACAGACGCAGAAGCCAGCCACTGATGCTGAAGGATTGGTGCCTGCACCAATACCAACCACTGCTGTAGCATCAGCTTCGTCGCCAAAGCCAAAACCAGCTCAAGCTAATGCTGATGCTGCAGCTGCAATTTCTGCCAGCAAGGGCAATGGTGTGGGTGCTGATAATAGTAGGGGTGATGGTGAGATGAAGAACAAGAAAGAGAGGGCCATGAGTGACAAGGGGAAGGAGGTTATGGAGGAAGGAGGAAGTAAGGGAAAGGGTAAGGGTAAGGGGAAGAAGGCTGtggtcaagaaggaagaaaggggTGACCGTAAGGTTGCAGGGTTTATATTCATGTGCAATGCAAAGACTAAGAAGGAGTGCTACCAGAGTCGCTTGTTTGGGATGCCTAGTGGGAAGATTGAAATGGTCAAGAAGATTAGGCCAGGGGTCAAGCTGTTCCTGTATGATTTTGACTTGAAGCTTCTGTATGGCGTGTACAAGGCAGCATCACATGGTGGGCTGAACCTTGTCCATGAAGCATTTAATGGGAAGTTCCCTGCACAG GTTAAGTTTAAGATTGATAAAGATTGCCGTCCTCTCCCTGAGAGTAGTCTCAAGCAAGCCATCAAGGAAAATTACAATGCAAAGAGCAAATTTGATCCAGAGCTCACCACAAAACAA GTCCAAAGGTTACTTTTGCTGTTTAAGCCTGTTAGTGCACCTCAATCTGTTTCAAATAATCACCTTGGAGAAAGGCGCCACTATGAAAAACGAAGGAAGCCACGCCATTTTGAAGAAAGGCGGCCTATTGAAGCAGCGCGTCGGCCACGATTTGATGAGGAAAGGCGCCCTGCGGTTAGACATGTTCCTTTTGAGGATCCATACAGGGCACCACGCTATGCTCCAGTTCCTGTTGACTCTCAGCATGGCCATTCTTTGGCTAGTGATCACCACAGATATTATCAACCAGCACTTACACCTGAGCCTCGGCAGCTTCCTCTTGTTCTAGAGCCTCGATATGTTCCGCCGGCCCTAGATCATCATCATGTGCCAGAGCTTCGACATGCCCCACCTGCATATTATCGCACTTTGGCTCCATCTGGTGATTCATACTATCGGTCTGTTGAGAATCTGGTGCCTGAGCG ATATGCAGACAGAACCATGGCTGACTTGACCACTAGAGATCCAATTATTAGGGATCACACAGCACTACCAGGGGAGGCACTTGCTCGAGCAGACCGCTTGGATGATCTCTACCGTTCTGATCGTGTGGAGGAACTCTACCGTTCTGATCGACTTGTTAACCGTGCTGTGGACCGCCCTCATCCAGCCTATTTTACAGCTGCTTATGAGACCAACCCTGCTTATGCTGAAACGAGCATTAGGCCTGTCTCTGCAAGGGTCAATGGACCCAGTGCGGCAGTTTCGTCACTCTATTCCTTCAGTGGTGGCCCAGTATATCGGTAA